The window TGTAAGATATAAGCACCAACAAAGGCAAAAATTATTCCAAAGATAAAACCTTCGATTGATTTTTTAGGACTGGCTTTTAGAAGCCCCCTATGCTTCCCGAATGCCATACCCAGAAAATAGGCAAATGTATCTGTAGTCCAGATCAGTATTATTAATGAAATGACCAGATATTCACCATTTTCAAGACCTCGAAGTCTATAGACAAAAGAGTAGAGTAATGGTTGATAAACAATGGCAAAGGTAGCTAAAGCCAATCTATTGGTTGCACCTTCAATTCTGTTGGCAAAAATGTCATAGGCGGCAATAATGAGCAGTATAGCAAGAAATGAGATTATAATACCTTCCTGCCCAAAAAACAATACCAACCAGAGAAAAATCAAACCGAGTGGTATAACGCAACATGGTATCACCCCGTATTTCTGTTTAAAAAGCTGCCTTAATTCATAAAGCCCAACAACAGTAAAGATTGATAGCATAATCATAAGAGGAATATCTCCCCTCAACAACGCTACTAAAATCAGGGGGATAAAAATAACTGCTACTATGATTCTTTTCAGGACTATCATTATTCTGACGCTCCAAATCTTCTTTTTCTTTTCTGATAATCTAATATTGCCTTAATGAATTCTACTCGGTTAAAATCAGGCCAAAGTGTTTCAGTGAACCATAACTCAGCATAGGCAGATTGCCAAATGAGAAAGTTGGAAAGCCGTAGCTCACCACTAGTTCTTATCAATAGATCGGGATCGGGCATATCACCGGTATAGAGATATTTCCGCAGCAGTTTATCATCTATCTCTTCCTCTTTGAGAAGACCTTTTTGATGATCTTTGAGCATCTTCTGAGCCATCTCTACTAACTCTTGCCTGCCACCGTAGTTCATTGCTACATTAAGATTTAAACCTGTATTATCCCAACTCTTTTTACAGGTTCTAGTTATCTTGTGGTAATACTTTTCATCCAATCCCTTCTTACTCCCGATAAAACGGACTACAATATTGTTTTTTGCTAGTTCATCTATCTCTTTTAGAAGTGTATCCATAATCAGTTTCAGTAATCCATGCACTTCCGTTTTGGGACGTCGCCAGTTCTCTGTTGAGAAGGCATAAATAGTCAGATAATGCAACCCAATCTCTACACTAGATTCTACCACTTCTCGGACTGCATTTGCCCCATGTTTGTGACCATTCAAGCGAGTAGTGTTATGACGTCTAGCCCATCTCCCATTGCCGTCCATTATAATCCCGATATGCTCTGGTAGTTTATCTTGATTCACTAAAGCCAACAACTCTTTGTATTTTTCCATACCCACTTCCTTATAAAATCTAACCCGTAAACTTTTTGTCTCTATTACTTTCTTTCAAGTGCTTTATTCTTGAGAAACTCATAAATAAAACCGTCTAGATCACCCTCCATTACTGCACTCAAATTTCCTGTTTCATAATCAGTACGATGATCTTTAACCATCTGATACGGATGAAAAACATATGAACGGATCTGATTTCCCCATCCGATATCTGTTTTTTGCTTTTCTACTGCTTCCTTTTCCTGATCTTGAATCTCTTCGTAATATTTATAAAGCCGAGAGCGAAGTAATCTCATTGCTGTCTCACGATTTTTAATCTGAGATCTCTCTTTTTGGCATTGTACAATGATCCCGGTCGGTAAGTGTGTTATTCTGACAGCAGAGTCAGTAGTATTAACATGCTGACCTCCTGCCCCACTAGCCCTGTAGGTATCAATCTTTAAGTCGTTAGGGCTAATCTCTACCTCTATCTCATCTTCAACAATGGGATAAACAAATATTGAAGCAAAGGAGGTCTGTCGTTTTCCCTGTGCATTAAAAGGTGAAATACGAACTAATCTATGAACTCCAGACTCACACTTTAAAAAACCATAAACATAAGATCCACTGATCTCCATTGTTACACTCTTTATCCCTGCCTCTTCTCCGGGAAGCAGATCATCTATAGAAACCTTGAAACCTTTATTGTCTGCCCAACGACGATACATTCTCATCAACATCTCTGCCCAATCTTGAGATTCTGTGCCACCAGCTCCGGGATGAATTGTCAAGATAGCATCATTGCTATCATCTGGCTCATTCAAAATAAATTCAATTTCTATTTTCTTGCTTATATTTTTGTACTCTTTATACTTAGATATTGCTTCGTTAAGAAATTCCTCGTTATCTTCTTCTTCTATAAGTAGTTGATAGGTTTCCAGATCACTGATGATTTTCTGTAATTCATTATCTTTTTCTATCTTCTCACGTAGAAGGGTTAACTCCTTAGTAATGGTTTTTGCAGCTTTTTGATCTGACCAGAATCCGGGTTCATTGGTTTTTATTTCTAATTGAGAAATATTGTGAGATATTCCCTTTATATCAAAGATACCTCCGAATTTCCTGTAATTTCTCTACTAAACTCTCAATTTCTCTAATTAACTCTTGTGAATCCATATTGATCTCCTCAATTATTGTTTATATCTTTCGTTTATTTTTCTTAAGACTTTTCTGCCCCTTCTTTGACTCGACAAACAATATTAACTACTTCCAAGGGATCAAATAATCCTTCGCTTCTTCGTTAAAATACCTGTCGGTCATTGTTGCTATAAAATCTCTCACTTGTTCTGGAGGCGAGAAATGCTGTAAATACTCTTCACTTTTGTTGTCTAAAAAATGTTTGAATACCTTTGAATCCCTGTTCTCCTTCTCAATATCAACCATATATTTTTCAAAGAGGAGCGCCATAGATCTTTCAATCATATCATTATACGCTTTGACATTGTCATTATGATAGATTCTCTCATAATTGAATTTCTTCAGTTTTTCCAGATAGTGAGAAGTCTCCTCATCAAAGGAAACATAATCTTTTTCGTAACTATTTTGAACAACGCTCTTTATCAAAGTATCAACAATATCACTATTCCTATTGCCTAGATATTTAGCACAATCTTCAGGCAACTCTTCTCGTTTCAATATATTAAATCTAATCGCATCCTCAATATCCTGCCCTATATAGGCAACTGTATCGGTTATTCTTACTACGCAACCCTCCAAATTAGCCGGCATCCAATTTTCTACTTTGTTTCCTCTATTTACTACTTGGATATAATTTTGCAGATCTTGCTCTTTTTTTGTTCTTTTGGGATATAATCTCGTATTATGTACTTCACCGTCATGAGAAAGAATTCCATCTCGAACCTGAAAGGTTAGATTAAGCCCGTTACCACGTCTCGCTATATAATCTACGATGTGAAGACTTTCGATATTATGATGGAACTCTCCTATGCCGTATTTTAGGCAGCAATCGTTCAATGCCTTCTCTCCATCATGCCCAAACGGAGGGTGTCCTAAATCATGCCCCAAAGCAATAGCTTCGATCAGATCTTCATTTAATCTCAATAACTTGCCGATTGTACGAGATATTTGTGAAACATAAGTTGTATGCAGACTCCTGTTAGTCATCTCTTCATCGAACATATTAGAAAATGAAAAGACCTGTGTTTTACCTTGATAACGTCGATACGAGCCACTATAGAGGATTCGGTCTCTATCGAGCACAAAATCTGTCCTTAATCTTGTTCGCGTTTCTTCTCTTAACCTATATGCTTCTCTATTTCTGCAAGCATAGGGTGATAAATGCTCTTCTGCTATTTTATGGCTTTCTTCGTAAATCTTCTTTAATTCTTGTCTCTTGATCATCTTTATTACCTCTTGATAAATCGCATATAGTATGGAGGATAGCCCTTTTTCTTTAGTTTTTGTTCAAAATGAGTCTCAATATGGCCATCAAACGGTTCTCTACTAAATCCTTCCGGATAAAAAGACGTAAATCGGTCATTATCCCTGAAGTGTTTGACTATCCATTTCATATATTCCTCATGATCCGTAGTTACAAGGACCTCTCCCTCATCCTGTAATATCTTAAACAGACTCACCAAAAATCCATTTTGAATGAGACGGTTTTTAAAATGTTTCCTTTTCGGCCATGGATCAGGATGAAAGATATAAATCCTCTCAACAGATCCGGATTCTATCATTTTTAGAAACTCTTCATCAACTTTCACTTTCATCAATCTAACATTAGAATGTTTTTCCATATCTAACTTTTTTAGCATTGTAACAATTCTTTTATGCTTCAGTTCTAGACCTAGGAAATTTCTATCAGGTTCTAAAAGAGCTATTTCGACAATGAACTCTCCTCGCCCACATCCTATCTCAATGTGCACGGGTCGATCATTATGAAAAATCTCCTCAAACCTAATTTTATTCCTTACTGCTTCACACAGGAAGAATTCTTCTTTATCTTTCATTGATATATTCTCGCTTGTCAAGTCTATTTTATCAGATAACCTTTTTTAATCATATGCTAAAATTGATTAGGGTTTTCTTAATTGTTAAAAGGTATAAGCTTGATTCCTAAACACCTGTTCAAAACATGGATACATTCGTTATACCTTTGTATTAAAGAAGAACATTAAGTTGGATGACTCAAAGTTAATCTTTACTCCTCGGATGCGCCTGTTTATAGATTTTCAATAGATCTGTATGAGAAATATGGGTATATTTCTCTGTCGTTGAAAGGTTACTATGCCCGAGCATCTCTTGGATGGCTCTTAGGTCAGCACCTCTGGAAAGCAAATGCGTTGCAAAGGAATGTCTTATTGTGTGAGGAGTATATCCCTTTGTACGAGCTACTAATCTAATATATCTATCCAAAATAGCTCTAATTTCATCTGGATGTAGAGGTTTCCCGCTTTTAGAGAGAAACAAGGATTCATCACTATATTTGGATAAAAACTTATACCTTATCTTTTCATATTCTTCCAAATGTTCCTTAGCTATTTTGCCAATCGGTACTAACCTTATTTTATTCCCTTTCCCCAAGACCCTTATCATACCTTTTTTCAGATCAATATCTTTTCGCTGGCAACCGGCTATTTCTGAGATACGTAATCCGCTGGAATACATCAATTCCATTATAGCTCTATTCCTTTTCCCAAATTTACTTGTAGTGTCAGGTATATTTAAGAGAGTTTCCATCTCCTTTTCGGTAAAATATGTAGGAATATAAGATTCTGTCTTAGGCATTGACATCCCTGTCAGCGGATTATGTGTTAAAATACCTTGTCTTACAGCAAAAATAAAGAAATTATTAATTGCTGTCATTTTACGCGAAAGGGTTTTATTACAGCGTTTAGTAACACTCAATTCCCTCAGATAGTCACGCATCATTAACTTTGTTATCACTTCAGGTATGACTACTTCACCTTCAAAGTACTTAGATACATAACCAAAAAACTGCTCTATATCACTGACATATGCTCTTACAGTATGCTCTGATGCACCCGTAGATTTCAGATATTGCCTGTAAAGATCTATCTTATCTTTCATATCGTTAAACCTGATTTACTAATGTAACTCTATCTACTAATTTAGTTTCCTCGTCAAGAATTCTCTTCTTACACATATCCCTGCGACAATAATACTGTGAGAGGCTGAACTTTTATTGAGGCAAAAATGGCGGACGATTATAGAATAAAAAATCAATAATTACGATATAATTTCAAATATTTATTGACTTTTTCCTCAATGTATCTTCATTACCAACATGTTCAAAAATGAAAAAAGAAAAAATGATGTTGGATCTATTGAGAGCATTGATTTACTTTAAGGATTGTAGATAAATATGTTATCATTCGAATTTAAAGCAAGTGAATATTATCCTGACCTGATTACTAACAAGGCAATCTTTCAGCAAACAGCTTTTACGGAAAGAGAGATACCCCGTTTTGTTGCCGAATCGATTATTGCAGATTTCATGAAGGAAGGCACAGAACTAACAGATATTATTCGGGATCAAATAAACGGTTTTATTGAGAATCATGTACCCCACAAGTCACAAAGAGGTGAACTCAAACAAAAATTTCTTAGTTTTGAAGTAGTAAACCTATTAGATAATTATTCTGTTGCAGTAAACAATAATAATGACGAAAAGTACCTACGGATACCATTTTTAAACCTCAATTATGCCGGAGTGATAGCAAAGATTGTTCAAGACAATGAAAATCTTCTCAAACAAGGGGTCTGGGGAATTGGTGAACTTTTTTATGTTCCTTCACCAGACAAATCGGGCGAAGGACAAGTCTGGATGCTTAACTTTCAACCATACAAAACAAAACCAGTAGATCTAATTGCCTTTATTGAGTATCGTAAATTTTTCAATATCACTGAATGGATAGATTTACTTATTTCTTCAATGGGGATAAATCCCGTTGATAATGAAGAACAACAAAAGTTAATACTGCTATCAAGACTAATCCCTTTATTAGAACCAAGTATCAATTTAATTGAGTTGTCATCAACAAAAGATAGATCTTTGAAGATGGATCGGTTCTCACATTATGCAAGTGTTACTCAAGGACCCAGAATCTCGCATGAAACTCTCTTCTATAACCCAAAGATTTTTGTCTCAGGACTCTTAAAACGCTATGATACAATTATGATTGATAATACAAAACATATTAAAGATGATGATAGCGGAAAACTCCTTACTAAGTTGATTACATATCTTAAAATAGGCAAATTCTTTGACGGTAGTTCTGAGACCACTGCCAATACAAATTTAGTGTTATCAACAGACATTAGTTTAGATGAGCATAATATCCCGGTTAATTACGATATGAGCTGCTTCCAAGAACTCCCTCCATTTCTTCAGAAAACCGAGTTAATAGAACTATTCGATGGTGTTATTCAAGATTGGCATCTTCCTACTCCAATCCATGATACACCATCCGAATATATCGGTCTTAAGGGTTATATCTTTGCCGAATTACTTCACGAGCTCAGAAGACACAAGTATTACTCTAACTGTGTTAAGCAAAATATTCGGTTGAACGGATCAGAAGATATGAAAGACCAAAAAGCGATTCTCAAAATGGCTACAGCCTACTATAAACTTTTATTCCCACATCAACAACTTACACTTGCTGAATTCAACCATTACTGTTTGCAACCTGCGATAGAGTTAAGACAAACCCTCCGTGATGAACTTCATAAACTAAACAAATGCGTACCAAAGGTTACACTTGCTATAAAATAGGACAAACTCCTACAACTGGTAACAACTCTCGCAGATTTCATTTTCTTCATTATTGCTTTCATACTATACCACTCGTTGTAGCTAATTCTTTATCAACGTTGCCTCCCTTCATTCATTAGGCACCCTACGAGTCGGCCCTATCCGACTCGTAGGATGCCTAAAGGTTGACCTAATGTTAAATATTTGATAATCAGAGATAAAACAAGTTGAACCAAAACAAAAAAGCCCTCTTTAAGAGGGCTTTAATATGGCTCCGGAAGAGGGATTCGAACCCCCGACCTAGTGGTTAACAGCCACCCGCTCTACCGCTGAGCTATTCCGGAATATTAACTAAGAACGAATACAGCAAAAAAAAGTCGGTATCTTCGTCAAGTAGTATTTTTCAATCTTAATTGTTTTGATGAAGATCCAGGCTGTATGGTCTTCCGATCTGTTTATTATATCTTTTCTATGATACAGAGAACTTCGTCTTTACCCGCATTATCTCCGGCATTCTTGGTAATGAGTTTCACTATACCGTCACTGTGAGCAGTAAGGTTATTATACATCTTCATTGCTTCCAGAACAACAACTGTATCTCCTGCTTTAACTGTATCTCCGACTTGAACTTTATACTCAACCACCATTCCGGGAATAGGAGCAACGATTTCATCTTCACCTACATCGGCATGAACTTCATCTTTAGCCGGTTGGGCTGGTTTTGCCTGCGGTTTAGCAGGTGTCGGAGCAGGTCTCTTAACTACAGGAGCAGTTTTAGGAGTTGCTATAGTGCCTGGATTGGCTGAAACCTTAACAGGATGATGTTGATCAACTTCTACTTCAACTTTAAAATATTCATCGTCAACAAAGACATTAAAACTTCTGAGGTTTTCCGGTTTTTGAATAGTTTCTTTCTTTGACTTTTCTACTAATTCCCCTGCTAATGCTTTCTTGATCAATTCTTGTTCCCTTTGGCAATCTTCATCAGTACGAGGTTTGACTTCAGCAGGTATCTCTTCCAATCCGTATTTCCACTTAAGGAATTTTTTACCTGTTACTGGATAGAGTGCTACTATCAAAACGTCATCCAGATCTTTTGCTAATCCCTCAACCTCTTTTTCAACTTTGGGTAGTTCAGGTTCCAATACATCACCGGGACGAACAGAAATCGGTTTTTCACCTCGTGGATAGTCTTTTAGTGCCCTTTTCTGTACTTCAGGATTTATTGGAGCGGGAGTTGCGCCATAGAGACCATAACAAAGATCTTTTACCTGTTCTGTGATATTCTTATATTCACCTCGGTATGAATCAAACAGGACGTTATTGACTGCTTGAATACCGACGATCTGACTCGTTGGAGTTACCAAGGGAACCTGCCCCAGATCTTTTCTGACCTCCGGAAGAATCTCGAACACTTCATCAAGCTTATCTAAAGCATTCATCTGGCGCAGTTGATTGACAAGATTGGAAAGCATACCACCGGGAGTTTGATGTAATATAACATTTGTATCAATGATCGACATTTTCGTGTCATCTAGGAAACAGCGATATTTAGGAGTTACTTTTTCTAACTGTCGGTCAATCTCAGCTAAGAGTTCGATATCGAAACCTGTATCTCTGGAAGTACCGTATAGAGAGACAACAATCGGCTCAACAGCAGGATGAGAAGTTCGATAAGCATAAGGTGCTAAGCAAGTATCGACAAGATCGACACCAGCTTCTATAGCTTTGAATATTGCCAGATCACCCATACCGGAAGTAAAATGAGTATGAAGATGAATAGGAACGTTCAAATGAGCTTTGAGTGCTTTCACAAGATTATAGGCATCATATGGTGAGATCAATCCCGCCATATCTTTGATACAGACGGTTTCTGCACCCATTTCTTCTAATTGTTTACCTTTCTGCAGATAATAATCAATATTATAGATTTCTCCACCCATTCTATATTCGGTTAAAGAATAACAAATCGTCCCTTGAAAATGTTTACCGTTCTTCTTGATTATTTTTAGTGCAGTCTCAAAATTTCGAAAGTCATTAAGAGCATCAAAGACACGAAAAATATCAATACCATTATCACAGGCACGTTGGACAAAAGCTTCAACTATATCATCGGCATAATTACGGTATCCAACAAGATTCTGACCGCGGAGTAACATAGAGAAAGGGGTATTTTTAATATGTTTCTTGAGGGTTCTGATCCTCTCCCAAGGATCTTCTCCCAGAAAACGATGCATGGTATCAAAAGTAGCTCCTCCCCAGACTTCCATGGAATAGAAACCTACCTGATCTATCAATTCTGCAACCGGCAACATATCTTCCGTTCTACCTCGTGTTGCGAAGATCGATTGATGTCCATCCCTAAATGTTAGATCCTGTATTTTGATAGGATTTGGAGCTTGGGGTCTATCCTTTTTATATTTCATATCTGTCATCGTAACAGCATTATGTTTATCGAAGTTAAATTTCTTAATCTCCTCTTGATTCATGAAACCTCCACAAATATATTTTATCTTTTTACTATTCTTCTTTGAAATCTATCCCGATTGATCATCGTCATCTGCCTACTATATGCAGACCAATTAGTCGGTTGATTTGTTAATTCTCTATCAATTGTCGCAGAACTTCTTTCTTTCTCTTCCTGTAGATAATACATAACTCCTGCAACTGCTGCTTTTTTCTTCTTATCTTGATCCATATGTAACTCCTATACGGGTAAATTGCCGTGCTTCTTAGGTGGCAGTGACTCGCTTTTATATATCATAACTTCCAAGGCATCTATTATGCGTGCTCTGGTTTCGGAAGGACGAATGACTGCATCTATGTATCCTCTTTCGGCAGCTATATATGGATTATTAAACGCTTCCTCATATTCTTGGATCTTTTCCTGACGCTTTTTAGCGGGATCTTCTGCCTCTTTGATCTCTTTACGATAGCTGGATATAATATTCGCCGCACCCTGTGCTCCCATAACAGCTATTTCCGCAGTAGGCCAAGCAAAGACCATATCAGCTCCCAGATGTTGAGAACTCATAGCAATATAAGAACCACCATAATTCTTGCGGGTTACTATCGTCAGTTTGGGTACTGTTGCTTCTGAATAACACCAGAGTAATTTAGCTCCATGTCTGATTATACCACCCCATTCCTGATGTGTTCCGGGAAGGTATCCGGGAACATCGACCAGGGTTAGTAGTGGTATATTGAAAGCATCACAAACTCTTACAAAACGAGATGCCTTATCAGAAGCGTCAATATCGAGACAACCAGCTAATACAAGCGGTTGATTAGCTACAATACCGACCACTCTGCCATTCAAACGGGCAAAACCAATGATTACATTAGTTGCATAATACTGATGTGGTTCAAAAAAGATACCGTCATCCACGATAGAATGGATAACATCCTTCATATCATAACCGGTTTTGGGGTTATCCGGTATAAGAGAATCTAATTCCGGACACAAGCGATGAGGATCGTCACTGCACTTTATCATTAGAGGATCTTCCATGTTATTGCTGGGGAGATAGCTTAAAAGATTTTTTACCTGCTCTATTGTGTCAGCATCATCCTCACAAGCAAAATGGGCGTTTCCACTTTTAGTGTTATGCGCCATTGCTCCACCTAAATCCTCGAAGTTCGTATCTTCGCCTGTTACCGTTTTAATAACTTCAGGACCAGTAATGAACATATAGCTGGTATGTTTTACCATAAAGACAAAATCGGTCATGGCTGGTGAATAGACAGCACCACCGGCACAAGGTCCCATAATCACTGATATTTGAGGAATAACACCCGATGCTCTGGAATTACGGAAAAAGATATTACCATAGCCATACAGAGAATCCACTCCCTCCTCTACTCTGGCACCACCGGAGTCATTCATACCAACAACAGGAACTCCCGCTTTGAGAGCTAAATCCATTATCTTGACTATCTTCTGAGCATGCTTTTCTCCCAAAGAACCACCACGGGACGTAAAATCCTGCGCATAAGCAAAGATCGGTCTGCCATTCACTAAACCATGCCCAGTGATCACTCCGTCAGCCGGGATTTCTATCTTTGGCATACCAAAATTATTGCAGCGATGCTTGACAAACATATCTATTTCACGAAAAGACCCTTCATCAAATAGTAGATTAATTCTTTCTCGGGCTGAAAGCTTTCCTTTATCATGCTGTGCTTGAATTTTATCAGCACCACCCATTTCCAAAATCTTTTTTTCTCTCTCTAAGAGCTGCTCAATCTTTTCATTATTAGTACTCATAGACACTCCTATACAGCGATTAATCAAATCATGTAATATTTTTAAGAACTAAGTTTTTAAGCAAGTTTTTTATCAGAATTGATTGGTTTCTAAATCGAATGATATTATTTAAGCAAGATATATACTGGGAAATTACATGGAGAGGGTTTGAATCAAAAGTATGATGGAGAAATACTTGAGAAAAAACCCGCCTTAACAAGACGGGCTATAATAATACTTTTTAAGTAATTAGCCTATTTTAGACTGGAGATTCTGGAGAAGAGGGACATACTTCTTAATCAAGTCGTCAATTGCTTCTTTCCCTAATTCTTCTAATTTTAATCTCTTAATAGCAGCAACTGTCTTGAACATAGCTACTGTGTCTTCATCGAGTCTGAATGTCAAGCGAACTGCTTTTGATTCATCAAACTCGGTAGTTGTTTTTCTTGGTCTTCCTCGTGGCATTTTTACACCTCACAATTTTTTGTACGAGACCTATAAAAATGCAGAGGAAAAAACGTCAAGTTTTTTCCGAAAATAAAATCTCATTTTGATTAGTTAATAGACACATCAGAAAAGGATTTTGACTTGATGGTCGCATATTAAGTATTTTAATCAATAAAGTGGATAAAAATTATCAAACAAAAAGCTTTACAAAGAATTGCCCCTATTAGTATGAAATGTTTAAAGAAAATACTGGTTCTAATATGATGTAGTATTGATAGTATATATTGATTACTAGGATTGCGAGATAGAAAAATATGTTAATAAAACCAAAGTTGATAAAGATAATAGTTCTTCAATGTTTGATCGTGCTTGTAATTTGCCCCTTTGTGTATGCAACCATTGAGATCAATAATGAGGTTTATTTTGAAGATCTAACCAAACGTCAATTAGAACGATACTTACAAAAGAATTATCATGATAGTTACGACCAATTTGTTAAAAGCAGTATTTTTTACGATTTTATGACCTTTAATTATCAAGAGAGTTATAAGTTCTATCATTTTGAGACAAGAATTATTCGTAGTTCTTTCTTTAATCTTGATTTCCTTACAAAGCCCTTTAATAATTTTTTTGAAATGATCCCTTACGAAGATTATTATGATATCTTTGATCAATACTATTTAAGTGATATTGAGATTCTTTCGCTCAGTGATTGGGGAAAATTACGCATCAACTTGAGTGATTTGACTCAAGGTGATTATTTTATGAAGTTAAATATTAACTTCTTCCGCATCAGAAATTAAGAGAGAAACTGATTAATGAGTGATTTCAAACTCTTTTCAAAATATCAACCGACAGGAGATCAACCTGAAGCTATAGAAGAACTCTTAACCAGTTTAAAGGAGAATCGCAAATATCAGGTACTGTTAGGTGTAACGGGCTCCGGAAAAACATTTACTATAGCTAATGTCATTGCCAAAATAAACAAACCTACATTAATCATTTCTCATAATAAAACTCTGGCTGCTCAGCTCTATGGAGAATTCAAGCAGTTGTTTCCCGAGAATGCCGTTGAGTACTTCATCAGTTATTATGATTATTATCAACCGGAAGCTTATGTCCCTACTAAAGATCTGTATATCGAGAAGGATACTGATATCAACGAACAAATAGATAAACTTCGCCTTAGGGCTACTATGTCTTTGATGGAACGCAGAGATACAATTATAGTGGCAAGTGTCTCCTGTATCTATGGTTTGGGAATTCCTCAAGATTATAAAGAAGCGCTAATATCACTCAAAACAGGTGATGTTATAGAAAGACAGGATCTATTAGAAAGGTTGATAACTATACACTACGGTAGAAATGATATAGCTTTTGAAAGAGGGACATTCAGAGTGCTCGGTGATGTAGTAGAGATCTATCCTGCTTATATGGAACACTCTATCAGGATCGAGTTCTTTGATAATGTTATAGAAAGAATTACTAGAATAAATCCTATCGATAATAAGATTTTGGAAGTAGTCGATAATTACTCTGTATATCCCGCAAAGCACTTCATTACGACACAGGAAAAACTTGAAAGAGCAATAGAATCGATCAAACAGGAATTAGATGAGCAAATAAGGATTTTCATTAGTCAAAATAAGCTTATAGAAGCCCAAAGAATAGAACAACGCACACTCTATGATATTGATATGTTAAAAGAGTTGAATTATTGCTCGGGGATTGAAAACTATTCTCGGCATCTTAGTGGAGTACCTGCCGGTTCACCACCCTTCTGTTTAATGAATTACTTCCCCGAAGACTATCTCGTTATAATTGATGAGTCTCATGCAACCATTCCGCAAATAAATGCTATGTATGGTGGAGATGTATCAAGAAAGAGAAATCTTGTAGATTATGGGTTTCGTCTTCCTTCTGCTTATGATAACCGCCCACTAACTTTTTATGAATTTGATCAATTACTTAATCAAGTAATCTTCGTTTCAGCCACTCCCGGTGATTATGAATTGGAAAAGACATATGGTGTCTTTGTGGAACAGATTATTAGACCTACAGGTTTACCTGATCCACAGATCGTAATTAAACCATTAGCAACCCAAGTTGACGACTTGTTAGAAGAGATTCGGCTCAGAGTAAATGATCGAGATGAA is drawn from Candidatus Cloacimonadota bacterium and contains these coding sequences:
- a CDS encoding BREX system Lon protease-like protein BrxL; this translates as MLSFEFKASEYYPDLITNKAIFQQTAFTEREIPRFVAESIIADFMKEGTELTDIIRDQINGFIENHVPHKSQRGELKQKFLSFEVVNLLDNYSVAVNNNNDEKYLRIPFLNLNYAGVIAKIVQDNENLLKQGVWGIGELFYVPSPDKSGEGQVWMLNFQPYKTKPVDLIAFIEYRKFFNITEWIDLLISSMGINPVDNEEQQKLILLSRLIPLLEPSINLIELSSTKDRSLKMDRFSHYASVTQGPRISHETLFYNPKIFVSGLLKRYDTIMIDNTKHIKDDDSGKLLTKLITYLKIGKFFDGSSETTANTNLVLSTDISLDEHNIPVNYDMSCFQELPPFLQKTELIELFDGVIQDWHLPTPIHDTPSEYIGLKGYIFAELLHELRRHKYYSNCVKQNIRLNGSEDMKDQKAILKMATAYYKLLFPHQQLTLAEFNHYCLQPAIELRQTLRDELHKLNKCVPKVTLAIK
- a CDS encoding beta-lactamase family protein, coding for MPRGRPRKTTTEFDESKAVRLTFRLDEDTVAMFKTVAAIKRLKLEELGKEAIDDLIKKYVPLLQNLQSKIG
- a CDS encoding methylmalonyl-CoA carboxyltransferase; protein product: MSTNNEKIEQLLEREKKILEMGGADKIQAQHDKGKLSARERINLLFDEGSFREIDMFVKHRCNNFGMPKIEIPADGVITGHGLVNGRPIFAYAQDFTSRGGSLGEKHAQKIVKIMDLALKAGVPVVGMNDSGGARVEEGVDSLYGYGNIFFRNSRASGVIPQISVIMGPCAGGAVYSPAMTDFVFMVKHTSYMFITGPEVIKTVTGEDTNFEDLGGAMAHNTKSGNAHFACEDDADTIEQVKNLLSYLPSNNMEDPLMIKCSDDPHRLCPELDSLIPDNPKTGYDMKDVIHSIVDDGIFFEPHQYYATNVIIGFARLNGRVVGIVANQPLVLAGCLDIDASDKASRFVRVCDAFNIPLLTLVDVPGYLPGTHQEWGGIIRHGAKLLWCYSEATVPKLTIVTRKNYGGSYIAMSSQHLGADMVFAWPTAEIAVMGAQGAANIISSYRKEIKEAEDPAKKRQEKIQEYEEAFNNPYIAAERGYIDAVIRPSETRARIIDALEVMIYKSESLPPKKHGNLPV
- a CDS encoding pyruvate carboxylase subunit B, producing MNQEEIKKFNFDKHNAVTMTDMKYKKDRPQAPNPIKIQDLTFRDGHQSIFATRGRTEDMLPVAELIDQVGFYSMEVWGGATFDTMHRFLGEDPWERIRTLKKHIKNTPFSMLLRGQNLVGYRNYADDIVEAFVQRACDNGIDIFRVFDALNDFRNFETALKIIKKNGKHFQGTICYSLTEYRMGGEIYNIDYYLQKGKQLEEMGAETVCIKDMAGLISPYDAYNLVKALKAHLNVPIHLHTHFTSGMGDLAIFKAIEAGVDLVDTCLAPYAYRTSHPAVEPIVVSLYGTSRDTGFDIELLAEIDRQLEKVTPKYRCFLDDTKMSIIDTNVILHQTPGGMLSNLVNQLRQMNALDKLDEVFEILPEVRKDLGQVPLVTPTSQIVGIQAVNNVLFDSYRGEYKNITEQVKDLCYGLYGATPAPINPEVQKRALKDYPRGEKPISVRPGDVLEPELPKVEKEVEGLAKDLDDVLIVALYPVTGKKFLKWKYGLEEIPAEVKPRTDEDCQREQELIKKALAGELVEKSKKETIQKPENLRSFNVFVDDEYFKVEVEVDQHHPVKVSANPGTIATPKTAPVVKRPAPTPAKPQAKPAQPAKDEVHADVGEDEIVAPIPGMVVEYKVQVGDTVKAGDTVVVLEAMKMYNNLTAHSDGIVKLITKNAGDNAGKDEVLCIIEKI